From one Mustela nigripes isolate SB6536 chromosome 16, MUSNIG.SB6536, whole genome shotgun sequence genomic stretch:
- the ZNHIT3 gene encoding zinc finger HIT domain-containing protein 3 isoform X3, which produces MASLNCSAVVCVICLEKPKYRCPACRVPYCSVTCFRKHKEQCNPETRPAEKKIRSAVTAKTVKPTENKDDDDSVADFLNSDEEEDRVSLQNLKNLGESAALRSLLLNPHLRQLMVSLDQGDNKAKLMRACMQEPLFVEFADCCLRIVEPSREEDS; this is translated from the exons ATGGCGTCGCTCAATTGCAGCGCCGTCGTCTGCGTGATTTGCTTGGAGAAACCCAAATACCGCTGCCCCGCCTGCCGTGTGCCTTA CTGCTCCGTGACCTGCTTCCGGAAGCACAAAG AGCAGTGCAACCCCGAAACTCGTCctgctgagaaaaaaataaggtcCGCTGTTACGGCAAAAACTGTAAAGCCCACAGAAAACAAAG atGACGACGACTCTGTAGCTGACTTTCTCAATAGTGATGAGGAAGAGGACAGAGTGTCTTTgcagaatttaaagaatttag GCGAGTCTGCAGCATTGAGAAGCCTTCTGCTCAACCCGCACCTTCGACAGCTGATGGTCAGCCTCGATCAGGGTGACAATAAGGCGAAGCTCATGCGAGCCTGCATGCAGGAGCCCTTGTTTGTGGAGTTTGCGGACTGCTGTTTACGGATCGTGGAGCCATCCCGGGAGGAGGATTCGTGA
- the ZNHIT3 gene encoding zinc finger HIT domain-containing protein 3 isoform X1: protein MSTVSRFLPGVRQGTGFNCVLGKSLTFSGLPRTSGLHIHTNRDDCETYSGKPKDRVYLLSTYQDWSNEQDQSVAFDCRCSVTCFRKHKEQCNPETRPAEKKIRSAVTAKTVKPTENKDDDDSVADFLNSDEEEDRVSLQNLKNLGESAALRSLLLNPHLRQLMVSLDQGDNKAKLMRACMQEPLFVEFADCCLRIVEPSREEDS, encoded by the exons ATGTCCACAGTCAGCAGATTTCTACCAGGTGTGAGACAGGGCACAGGATTCAACTGTGTCCTGGGCAAATCACTGACCTTCTCTGGCCTTCCCAG GACATCAGGCCTGCACATCCACACTAATAG GGACGACTGCGAGACCTACTCCGGGAAGCCGAAGGATCGAGTGTATCTACTTTCTACTTATCAGGACTGGAGCAATGAGCAGGATCAGTCCGTTGCTTTTGACTGCCG CTGCTCCGTGACCTGCTTCCGGAAGCACAAAG AGCAGTGCAACCCCGAAACTCGTCctgctgagaaaaaaataaggtcCGCTGTTACGGCAAAAACTGTAAAGCCCACAGAAAACAAAG atGACGACGACTCTGTAGCTGACTTTCTCAATAGTGATGAGGAAGAGGACAGAGTGTCTTTgcagaatttaaagaatttag GCGAGTCTGCAGCATTGAGAAGCCTTCTGCTCAACCCGCACCTTCGACAGCTGATGGTCAGCCTCGATCAGGGTGACAATAAGGCGAAGCTCATGCGAGCCTGCATGCAGGAGCCCTTGTTTGTGGAGTTTGCGGACTGCTGTTTACGGATCGTGGAGCCATCCCGGGAGGAGGATTCGTGA
- the ZNHIT3 gene encoding zinc finger HIT domain-containing protein 3 isoform X2: MSTVSRFLPGVRQGTGFNCVLGKSLTFSGLPRDDCETYSGKPKDRVYLLSTYQDWSNEQDQSVAFDCRCSVTCFRKHKEQCNPETRPAEKKIRSAVTAKTVKPTENKDDDDSVADFLNSDEEEDRVSLQNLKNLGESAALRSLLLNPHLRQLMVSLDQGDNKAKLMRACMQEPLFVEFADCCLRIVEPSREEDS; the protein is encoded by the exons ATGTCCACAGTCAGCAGATTTCTACCAGGTGTGAGACAGGGCACAGGATTCAACTGTGTCCTGGGCAAATCACTGACCTTCTCTGGCCTTCCCAG GGACGACTGCGAGACCTACTCCGGGAAGCCGAAGGATCGAGTGTATCTACTTTCTACTTATCAGGACTGGAGCAATGAGCAGGATCAGTCCGTTGCTTTTGACTGCCG CTGCTCCGTGACCTGCTTCCGGAAGCACAAAG AGCAGTGCAACCCCGAAACTCGTCctgctgagaaaaaaataaggtcCGCTGTTACGGCAAAAACTGTAAAGCCCACAGAAAACAAAG atGACGACGACTCTGTAGCTGACTTTCTCAATAGTGATGAGGAAGAGGACAGAGTGTCTTTgcagaatttaaagaatttag GCGAGTCTGCAGCATTGAGAAGCCTTCTGCTCAACCCGCACCTTCGACAGCTGATGGTCAGCCTCGATCAGGGTGACAATAAGGCGAAGCTCATGCGAGCCTGCATGCAGGAGCCCTTGTTTGTGGAGTTTGCGGACTGCTGTTTACGGATCGTGGAGCCATCCCGGGAGGAGGATTCGTGA